One genomic segment of Fusobacterium sp. includes these proteins:
- the rapZ gene encoding RNase adapter RapZ — MKKNKIVIVSGLSGAGKTTALNTMEDMGYYVVDNLPCEVGNFFINTSIEKLGLGIDIRSFKKVDELFLLLAEMKKADIDYSLIFIEASEEIILNRYNLTRRKHPLEAATLLESIQKEREIMFPIRESATGIIDTSYIKPKELSERVKEILMVDGETKDINIHVQSFGFKYGIPIDLDLLFDVRFLPNPYYIEELKEKTGEDEAVSSYVMGYSVAQEFAQRLLNLMDFLIPNYIKEGKKHLTIGIGCSGGKHRSVTLASLLYKELSKQEKLNVYISHREKERGNW; from the coding sequence ATGAAAAAAAATAAGATAGTAATAGTGAGTGGATTAAGTGGAGCTGGAAAGACTACTGCGTTGAATACAATGGAAGACATGGGCTATTATGTGGTAGATAATCTTCCCTGTGAGGTAGGAAACTTTTTTATCAATACCTCTATTGAGAAATTAGGATTAGGAATAGATATACGTTCATTTAAAAAAGTAGATGAACTTTTTCTGCTTTTAGCTGAAATGAAAAAAGCTGATATAGACTATTCTCTTATTTTTATCGAAGCTTCTGAAGAAATCATACTTAATAGGTACAACTTGACTAGGAGAAAGCATCCATTGGAAGCAGCTACTCTTTTAGAAAGTATACAGAAAGAAAGAGAGATAATGTTTCCAATAAGAGAGTCAGCAACTGGGATAATAGATACAAGTTATATAAAACCTAAAGAATTATCAGAGAGAGTTAAAGAAATATTGATGGTAGATGGAGAAACAAAAGATATAAATATTCATGTACAGTCATTTGGATTCAAATACGGCATTCCAATTGATCTTGATCTCCTTTTTGATGTAAGATTTCTTCCAAATCCATACTACATAGAAGAATTAAAAGAAAAAACAGGAGAAGATGAAGCAGTATCTTCTTATGTAATGGGATATAGTGTAGCTCAAGAGTTTGCTCAGAGACTTTTAAATTTGATGGATTTTCTTATCCCTAATTATATAAAAGAAGGTAAGAAACATTTAACTATAGGTATAGGATGCAGTGGGGGAAAACACCGTTCAGTAACTTTAGCATCTTTATTATATAAAGAACTTTCTAAACAGGAAAAATTAAATGTATATATCAGTCATAGAGAGAAAGAGAGAGGAAATTGGTAG
- a CDS encoding cysteine-rich small domain-containing protein has translation MNNYKFIHHKECEFFPCHEIKNIEDFNCMFCYCPLYMMGEECGGNFKYTPHGIKDCSNCNLPHIKEVGYAHIQKKMLDVIERVQNEYLEKKKKEIK, from the coding sequence ATGAATAATTACAAATTTATACATCATAAAGAATGTGAGTTTTTTCCATGTCATGAGATAAAAAATATAGAAGATTTTAATTGTATGTTTTGTTATTGTCCATTATATATGATGGGAGAAGAATGTGGAGGAAATTTTAAATACACTCCTCATGGAATAAAAGATTGTTCAAATTGTAACCTTCCTCATATTAAAGAAGTTGGTTATGCTCATATTCAAAAGAAAATGCTTGATGTTATAGAAAGAGTTCAAAATGAATATTTAGAAAAGAAAAAAAAAGAAATTAAATAG
- a CDS encoding PP2C family protein-serine/threonine phosphatase — MLYIFFLILLLILFFYVLKRQEKEHFGDIIRVLTSLRAKKDIEDIPDILKDEYTETLNKIIKQELELENSIEELREYRKELEVTYDALVTKSTQLEYSNHILERRVENLSNLNSLSRAVLSILEVEKIINIILDAYFVLTGAKRISLYLWENGKLKNKRIKGIIKFKGEVSYPEEILKEFTRNDFKKIYEELSVGFAVQKDEVVVISPLVVKGKELGVIYVIEDKNKLIDLDEETISALVIQVSIAINNAQIYSDLIIKERMSNELEVAARIQKKILPEDIDEVFGLEIANYFEPAKEIGGDYYDYTILDNNNFSITIADVSGKGVPAAFLMALGRSVLKTLTITGDTGPAENLNELNRIIYPDITEDMFITMMHSKYNKDTKTLHYSNAGHNPLVVYRAETDTVELHTVKGVAIGFLNEYKYKQGEIKLGKGDIVIFYTDGINETENKNKDMFGINKLKEVVYQNKLKRPEEIKIAILEELNKFRGDYEQVDDLTFVILKSNL; from the coding sequence ATGCTATATATATTTTTTCTGATTCTGTTGCTGATTTTATTTTTTTATGTTTTGAAAAGACAGGAGAAAGAACATTTTGGAGATATAATTAGGGTACTCACAAGCCTTAGGGCTAAGAAAGATATAGAAGACATCCCAGATATACTTAAAGATGAATACACAGAAACTTTGAATAAAATAATCAAACAGGAACTAGAGTTGGAAAATTCTATTGAAGAACTGAGAGAATATAGAAAAGAATTGGAAGTTACATATGATGCTCTTGTTACAAAATCTACTCAACTAGAATATAGTAATCATATACTTGAAAGAAGAGTTGAAAATCTTTCTAATTTAAACTCTCTATCTAGAGCAGTTTTATCCATATTAGAAGTAGAGAAAATCATAAATATAATTCTTGATGCATATTTTGTACTCACAGGAGCTAAAAGAATTTCTCTTTATTTATGGGAAAATGGAAAACTTAAAAATAAGAGAATAAAAGGAATAATCAAATTTAAGGGGGAAGTTTCATATCCCGAAGAGATATTAAAGGAATTTACAAGGAATGATTTCAAAAAGATATATGAAGAACTATCAGTAGGTTTTGCTGTACAAAAAGATGAAGTAGTAGTTATTTCACCTTTGGTAGTGAAAGGGAAAGAATTAGGAGTTATTTATGTTATTGAAGATAAAAATAAACTTATAGATTTAGATGAAGAAACTATATCTGCTCTTGTAATACAGGTCTCTATAGCAATAAATAATGCTCAAATATACTCTGATCTTATTATTAAAGAGAGAATGTCAAATGAATTGGAAGTTGCAGCAAGAATTCAAAAGAAAATACTTCCAGAAGATATAGATGAAGTCTTTGGATTAGAAATTGCAAATTATTTTGAACCTGCAAAAGAGATAGGTGGAGATTATTATGATTATACTATTCTTGATAATAATAATTTTTCTATAACAATAGCAGATGTTAGTGGCAAAGGAGTTCCAGCAGCATTTCTAATGGCTCTGGGAAGATCAGTATTAAAGACATTAACTATAACTGGGGATACAGGTCCAGCTGAAAATCTAAATGAATTAAATAGAATTATATATCCTGATATAACAGAGGATATGTTTATTACAATGATGCATAGTAAATATAATAAAGACACAAAAACCTTGCATTATTCAAATGCTGGTCACAATCCTTTAGTAGTATATAGAGCAGAAACTGATACTGTTGAACTTCATACTGTGAAAGGTGTAGCTATTGGATTTTTGAATGAATATAAATATAAACAAGGGGAAATTAAACTTGGTAAAGGAGATATAGTAATCTTCTATACTGATGGAATAAATGAAACAGAAAATAAAAATAAAGATATGTTTGGTATAAATAAACTTAAAGAAGTAGTTTATCAGAATAAATTAAAAAGACCTGAAGAAATAAAAATAGCTATATTGGAAGAATTGAATAAATTTAGAGGTGATTATGAACAGGTGGATGATTTAACATTTGTTATACTCAAAAGCAATCTTTAA
- the uvrC gene encoding excinuclease ABC subunit UvrC has product MDIKKIDIPENPGVYLMKKSGKIIYVGKAKNLKNRVSSYFNREHESEKTRELVKNIEDVEFIICNSEIDAFVLENNLIKKYTPKYNIALKDEKTYPYIKISRETFPNIKMIRTTRALDTKTGMYFGPYPQGGWNLKKNIIKIFKIRDCNRDMNKVYTRPCLKYFMKMCPGPCTYKNIKEEYNELVEGAKQLLKGQGRNVIEGLKKKMEKASEDMKFEEAIMYREQIKEIEATVNNQITEYGKELDEDIFNIKEENNRVFICVLNVRDGKILGKISTNIDLKDKIYENILEVVVMAFYNKHPIPQNIVFSSKYENESKRILEALKKDKNKKIEFLFPKIKSRRKELLEMGELNLARDVENYYRKKSVVEEGLYKIYSTLELKRYPRKIECFDISNIQGKDAVASMSVSVEGKASKQDYRKFKITCKDTPDDFAMMREVITRRYGKLPENEFPDIILIDGGLGQINAAGEVFKELGKDGISDLLSLAKRDEEVYKYGENIPYVFSKDQEALKIFQRVRDEAHRFGITYHRKLRSKRVLSSELDEVEGIGEKRKAILLKEFGSISKIAKEDVESISKFVPKNVAENILEKLRKK; this is encoded by the coding sequence ATAGATATTAAAAAAATAGATATACCTGAGAATCCAGGAGTATATCTAATGAAAAAAAGTGGGAAAATAATTTATGTAGGAAAAGCTAAAAATTTAAAAAACAGAGTATCTTCATATTTTAATAGAGAACATGAAAGTGAAAAAACTAGAGAGCTTGTAAAAAATATAGAAGATGTAGAATTTATCATATGTAATAGTGAAATAGATGCTTTTGTTCTTGAAAATAATCTTATAAAAAAATATACTCCAAAATATAATATAGCTTTAAAAGATGAAAAGACATATCCTTATATAAAAATCAGCAGAGAAACATTTCCAAATATAAAAATGATTAGGACTACAAGGGCTCTTGATACTAAAACTGGAATGTATTTTGGTCCATATCCTCAGGGTGGGTGGAATCTAAAAAAAAATATTATAAAAATATTTAAGATAAGAGACTGTAACAGAGATATGAATAAAGTATATACAAGACCATGTCTGAAATATTTTATGAAAATGTGTCCAGGACCCTGTACTTATAAAAATATAAAAGAAGAGTATAATGAACTTGTAGAGGGAGCTAAACAACTTTTAAAAGGGCAAGGAAGAAATGTAATAGAGGGATTAAAAAAGAAAATGGAAAAAGCTTCTGAAGATATGAAGTTTGAGGAAGCAATAATGTATAGAGAACAGATAAAAGAAATAGAAGCCACTGTAAATAATCAAATAACTGAATATGGAAAAGAACTAGATGAAGATATTTTCAATATAAAAGAAGAAAATAACAGAGTATTCATCTGTGTACTAAATGTCAGAGATGGTAAAATTTTAGGAAAAATCTCGACAAATATAGATTTAAAAGATAAAATATATGAGAACATACTTGAAGTAGTTGTAATGGCGTTTTATAATAAGCATCCTATACCTCAAAATATAGTATTTTCCAGTAAATATGAAAATGAAAGCAAGAGAATACTTGAAGCTTTGAAAAAAGATAAAAATAAAAAAATAGAGTTCCTTTTTCCAAAAATAAAAAGCAGAAGGAAAGAACTTTTGGAAATGGGAGAACTAAATCTTGCAAGAGATGTTGAAAATTATTATAGAAAAAAATCAGTTGTTGAAGAAGGACTTTATAAAATATATTCTACTTTAGAATTAAAAAGATATCCTAGAAAAATTGAATGTTTTGATATCTCTAATATACAGGGAAAGGATGCTGTTGCATCTATGAGCGTATCGGTAGAGGGTAAGGCTTCAAAACAGGATTACAGAAAATTTAAAATTACCTGTAAAGACACACCTGATGACTTTGCAATGATGAGAGAAGTAATAACAAGGCGTTATGGAAAACTTCCAGAGAATGAATTTCCAGATATAATACTTATAGATGGAGGGTTAGGACAGATAAATGCTGCTGGAGAAGTCTTTAAGGAATTAGGTAAAGATGGTATATCTGATCTTCTTAGTTTAGCCAAAAGAGATGAAGAAGTATATAAATATGGAGAAAACATACCTTATGTTTTTTCAAAAGATCAAGAAGCATTAAAAATCTTTCAAAGAGTAAGAGATGAGGCGCATAGATTTGGTATAACATATCATAGAAAACTTAGAAGTAAAAGAGTATTATCTTCTGAACTGGATGAGGTAGAGGGTATAGGAGAAAAGAGAAAAGCAATTCTTTTAAAAGAATTTGGTTCTATATCAAAAATAGCAAAAGAAGATGTTGAATCAATTTCTAAATTTGTACCTAAAAATGTTGCAGAGAATATCTTGGAAAAATTAAGAAAAAAATAA
- the argS gene encoding arginine--tRNA ligase, with product MLIIDREIARIFENTIKKLYNEKETKKVEVSVATNEKFGDFQTNFAMMNSKIIGKNPRVIAQEILDNLEENNVIEKLEIAGPGFINIFLKSEYLGELLKKSRTEGYDFSFLNREGDVIIDFSSPNIAKRMHIGHLRSTIIGDSITRIYKYLGYHMIADNHIGDWGTQFGKLIIGYRRWLDKEAYKENPIEELERVYVEFSRLSESDSELEEEARLELKKLQDGDSENFALWKEFIKVSLDEYDKLYKRLDVHFDTYYGESFYHPMMQGVIEELVEKGLAVEDDGAKVVFFPEEENLFPCIVQKKDGAFLYSTSDIATIKFKKETYKINKLIYLTDERQQDHFKQFFKITDMLGWNVEKHHIWFGIMRFADGVFSTRKGNVIRLEQLLDEGKKRAYDIVQEKNPSLSEEEKDQIAEVVGVGAIKYADLSQNRQSPIIFEWDKILTFEGNTAPYLQYSYARIQSILRKAESEGKNTDYNKKIKIEDKYERALADHIAVFPMAVLKASETFKPNIIADYLFELSKKFNSFYSNCPILNQEDEILYSRALIAKITGETIKDGLSLLGIKTLDRM from the coding sequence GTGCTTATTATAGATAGAGAGATAGCGAGAATTTTTGAAAATACAATAAAAAAATTATATAATGAAAAAGAAACAAAAAAAGTAGAAGTATCTGTTGCTACAAATGAAAAATTTGGAGATTTTCAAACAAACTTTGCAATGATGAATTCTAAGATAATAGGAAAGAATCCAAGAGTAATAGCTCAAGAGATTCTTGATAATCTTGAAGAAAATAATGTTATTGAGAAATTAGAAATAGCAGGCCCTGGATTTATTAACATATTTTTAAAAAGTGAATATCTAGGAGAGCTTTTGAAAAAATCAAGAACAGAAGGATATGATTTCTCTTTTTTAAATAGAGAAGGAGATGTAATAATAGATTTTTCTTCTCCCAACATAGCTAAAAGAATGCATATAGGTCACCTGAGATCTACAATAATTGGAGATTCTATCACAAGAATTTATAAATATTTAGGATATCATATGATAGCAGACAATCATATAGGGGACTGGGGAACACAGTTTGGGAAACTTATCATTGGATATAGAAGATGGCTGGATAAGGAAGCTTATAAAGAAAATCCTATTGAAGAGTTAGAAAGGGTTTATGTAGAATTTTCTAGGCTGTCTGAAAGTGACTCTGAACTTGAAGAAGAAGCAAGACTGGAACTTAAAAAACTTCAAGATGGAGATTCAGAAAATTTTGCTTTATGGAAGGAATTTATCAAAGTATCACTAGATGAGTATGATAAGCTTTATAAAAGATTGGATGTTCATTTTGATACTTATTATGGAGAATCATTTTATCATCCTATGATGCAGGGAGTAATTGAAGAACTTGTAGAAAAGGGATTGGCAGTAGAAGATGATGGAGCTAAAGTTGTATTTTTTCCAGAAGAAGAAAATCTTTTCCCTTGTATAGTACAAAAAAAAGATGGAGCATTTCTTTATTCAACATCTGATATAGCTACTATTAAATTTAAAAAAGAGACTTATAAAATAAATAAACTTATATATCTTACAGATGAAAGACAGCAGGATCACTTTAAACAATTCTTTAAAATTACAGATATGCTTGGATGGAATGTAGAAAAACATCATATATGGTTTGGAATAATGAGATTTGCTGATGGAGTATTTTCAACTAGGAAAGGAAATGTAATAAGACTTGAGCAACTTTTAGATGAAGGAAAGAAAAGAGCTTATGATATAGTTCAGGAAAAAAATCCTAGTCTATCAGAAGAGGAAAAAGATCAAATAGCAGAAGTAGTTGGTGTTGGAGCAATAAAATATGCTGATCTTTCTCAAAACAGACAGAGCCCTATTATATTTGAATGGGATAAAATACTGACTTTTGAAGGAAATACAGCTCCATATCTTCAATATTCTTATGCAAGAATACAGTCTATATTGAGAAAAGCAGAAAGTGAAGGAAAAAATACAGATTATAATAAAAAAATAAAAATAGAGGATAAATATGAAAGAGCACTGGCAGATCATATAGCAGTATTTCCAATGGCTGTATTAAAAGCTTCTGAAACATTTAAACCAAATATAATTGCAGACTATTTATTTGAACTTTCTAAGAAATTCAATAGTTTTTATAGTAATTGTCCAATATTAAATCAAGAAGATGAGATTTTATATTCAAGAGCACTTATAGCAAAGATAACTGGTGAAACTATTAAAGATGGATTATCTTTACTTGGAATAAAAACTTTAGATAGAATGTAG
- a CDS encoding Rrf2 family transcriptional regulator — MRLKNEIEYVFRILLYLTINGDNRIISSNEISEKEEIPHLFSLRILKKLEKADLVLIFKGAKGGYKLKKESHEITLKDAIESIEGNICIKDCLESPESCTLRKGNCGVHRVFKDIESQFISRLQDVNFRDLADGKY, encoded by the coding sequence ATGAGATTAAAAAATGAAATTGAATATGTATTTAGAATACTGCTGTATTTAACAATAAATGGAGATAATAGAATTATTTCATCAAATGAAATTTCAGAAAAAGAGGAAATTCCTCATTTATTCAGCTTGAGAATACTTAAAAAACTAGAAAAAGCAGATCTTGTTTTGATTTTTAAAGGAGCTAAGGGTGGATATAAATTAAAGAAAGAGAGTCATGAAATAACTTTAAAAGACGCAATAGAATCAATTGAAGGTAATATTTGCATTAAAGACTGCCTAGAATCACCAGAAAGTTGTACTTTAAGAAAAGGTAACTGTGGAGTACACAGAGTGTTTAAAGATATAGAATCTCAATTTATATCTAGATTGCAGGATGTAAACTTTAGAGATTTAGCTGATGGGAAGTATTAA
- a CDS encoding DUF1385 domain-containing protein, translating to MMRSPEWLATAVRKPSGEIVYKKTKVGGKRNKLAKIPFIRGAVTLFDALVLGIKELTFSANQSEEEEEKQLSQKEAVMTTVVSLGLGIGLFVVFPSLISSFIFADNRIYSNLLEAALRLAFFVFYIWVISFSKDVKRVYEYHGAEHKSIYAYENKMELTPENAKGFTTLHPRCGTSFLLIVMLISIIVFSCMDFILPVPANGIERVIIKVGLRVILMPLIAGISYEIQRYSSNHLDKIWVRALAFPGLSLQRITTKEPDLLQLEVAIVAIKAALGENVENATEVEN from the coding sequence ATGATGAGAAGCCCTGAATGGCTGGCAACAGCAGTAAGAAAGCCCTCAGGAGAAATAGTATATAAAAAAACAAAGGTAGGCGGAAAGAGGAATAAGCTTGCAAAGATACCATTTATCAGAGGAGCAGTAACTTTATTTGATGCATTGGTACTTGGAATAAAGGAGCTTACATTTTCTGCAAACCAATCAGAAGAGGAAGAAGAAAAACAGCTTTCACAGAAAGAAGCAGTAATGACAACAGTGGTATCTTTAGGGCTGGGAATAGGATTATTTGTAGTTTTTCCATCTCTTATCAGTAGTTTTATTTTTGCAGACAACAGAATATATTCTAATTTATTAGAAGCAGCATTAAGGCTTGCATTCTTTGTATTTTACATATGGGTAATATCCTTCTCAAAAGATGTAAAAAGAGTGTATGAATATCATGGAGCAGAGCACAAATCTATCTATGCTTATGAGAATAAAATGGAACTTACACCAGAAAATGCAAAAGGATTTACAACACTTCACCCAAGATGTGGAACAAGTTTTCTGTTAATAGTAATGCTTATATCAATTATAGTATTTTCATGTATGGATTTTATATTGCCAGTTCCAGCAAATGGAATAGAAAGAGTAATAATAAAAGTAGGTTTAAGAGTTATATTGATGCCTCTTATAGCTGGGATATCTTATGAAATACAGAGATATAGCAGCAACCATTTAGATAAAATCTGGGTAAGAGCATTAGCATTTCCAGGATTATCTTTACAAAGGATAACAACAAAAGAACCAGATCTATTGCAATTAGAAGTTGCTATTGTAGCAATAAAGGCTGCTTTAGGTGAAAATGTGGAAAATGCCACTGAAGTTGAAAATTAA
- the aspS gene encoding aspartate--tRNA ligase: protein MIYKTHNLGELRKENIGQEVILSGWVDTKRDLGGLTFVDMRDREGKTQVIFDIDIAPKDIVEQAQKLKNESVIRIVGEVRERQSKNPNMPTGDIEVFAKELAVLNSCDVLPFQISGIDDNLNENIRLKYRYLDIRRSRMLHNLKMRHKMIMAIRNYMDKEGFLDIDTPLLTKSTPEGARDFLVPCRISPGDFYALPQSPQLFKQLLMIGGIERYFQLAKCFRDEDLRADRQFEFVQLDIEMSFVTMDDVMRTIEGLAKDVFTAITGEEANYTFQKMPYAEAMSRFGSDKPDIRFGVELKDLTEIVRNSGFKAFQETAASGGIVKAVVAPQGAEKFSRKIIGEYEEYAKRYFGAKGMAYIKITEEGINSPIAKFLSEDEMKAIVETTGAVKGDIILIIADKAKVVYGALGAIRSRIGKEFNLINPDEFKFLWVVDFPMFQYDEEEQRYKAEHHPFTSIKDEDLNAFLNGQTENIRTNTYDMVLNGFEIGGGSIRIFNPEIQSKVFDRLGLTPEEAKTKFGFFLDAFKYGAPPHGGLAFGLDRWLMVMLKENSIRDVIPFPKTNKGQCLMTEAPGKVDEEQLEELYLKSTYVEEKNQ from the coding sequence ATGATTTATAAAACTCATAATTTAGGTGAATTGAGGAAAGAAAACATAGGACAGGAGGTTATTCTTTCTGGTTGGGTGGATACAAAGAGAGATCTTGGAGGTTTAACTTTCGTAGATATGAGAGACAGAGAAGGAAAGACACAAGTCATTTTTGATATAGATATAGCTCCTAAAGATATAGTAGAGCAAGCTCAAAAATTAAAGAATGAATCAGTTATAAGAATAGTTGGAGAAGTGAGAGAAAGACAAAGTAAAAATCCTAATATGCCTACAGGAGATATAGAAGTTTTTGCTAAAGAACTTGCAGTATTAAACAGCTGTGATGTTCTTCCTTTTCAAATTTCAGGGATAGATGATAACCTTAATGAAAATATAAGATTAAAATACAGATATCTTGATATCAGAAGATCAAGAATGCTTCACAATCTTAAAATGAGACATAAAATGATTATGGCAATAAGAAATTACATGGATAAAGAAGGATTTTTGGATATAGACACTCCTTTACTTACAAAATCTACACCAGAAGGGGCTAGAGACTTTTTAGTTCCATGCAGAATAAGTCCAGGAGATTTTTATGCACTTCCTCAATCACCACAATTATTTAAACAATTATTAATGATTGGTGGAATAGAAAGATATTTCCAATTAGCTAAATGTTTTAGAGATGAAGATCTTAGAGCAGACAGACAATTTGAATTTGTACAATTAGATATTGAAATGTCTTTTGTAACTATGGATGATGTAATGAGGACTATTGAAGGACTTGCTAAAGATGTATTTACAGCTATTACTGGAGAAGAAGCTAATTATACCTTCCAAAAAATGCCTTATGCAGAAGCAATGTCAAGATTTGGTTCTGATAAACCAGATATCAGATTTGGAGTGGAACTTAAAGATTTAACTGAAATAGTAAGAAATTCTGGGTTCAAAGCTTTTCAGGAAACAGCAGCAAGTGGCGGAATAGTAAAAGCTGTAGTTGCACCTCAAGGAGCAGAGAAATTTTCTAGAAAAATAATTGGTGAATATGAAGAATATGCTAAGAGATATTTTGGTGCCAAAGGAATGGCATATATTAAAATAACTGAAGAAGGTATAAATTCTCCAATAGCTAAATTCCTTTCAGAAGATGAAATGAAAGCTATTGTAGAAACAACAGGAGCTGTAAAAGGAGATATCATACTTATTATAGCGGATAAAGCAAAAGTAGTATATGGAGCTTTAGGGGCTATCAGAAGCAGAATAGGAAAAGAATTTAATCTTATCAATCCTGATGAATTTAAGTTCTTGTGGGTAGTAGACTTCCCTATGTTCCAATATGATGAAGAAGAGCAAAGATATAAAGCTGAACATCATCCATTTACTTCAATAAAAGATGAAGATTTGAATGCATTTTTAAATGGGCAGACTGAGAATATAAGAACTAATACATATGATATGGTACTTAATGGATTTGAAATTGGTGGAGGGTCTATCAGAATATTTAACCCAGAAATCCAATCTAAAGTATTTGACAGATTAGGACTTACACCAGAGGAAGCTAAAACTAAATTTGGATTCTTCTTAGATGCATTTAAATATGGTGCACCACCACATGGAGGACTTGCATTTGGATTAGACAGGTGGCTAATGGTAATGCTTAAAGAAAACTCTATAAGAGATGTTATTCCATTTCCTAAAACAAATAAAGGGCAATGTCTAATGACAGAAGCTCCTGGAAAAGTTGATGAAGAACAGTTGGAAGAATTATATCTAAAGAGTACTTATGTTGAAGAAAAAAATCAATAA
- the sfsA gene encoding DNA/RNA nuclease SfsA, with product MRKGKLIYEIGIDKRGKFLERPNRFVADIKLEDNTVVTCHVHDSGRIRELLFEDNSVGIKKAKEGSIRKTQWDVISAFSDDKEDILINSSYHRYISEKFLRDKNLSPFGDYTHIKAEVKYGDSRIDYLIEKDNEKIWVEVKGVSLSLDKKAMFPDAPSTRAQKHLRELIEIKEKGDRAAVLLLIFRESNTFRPKWETDPKFSELFYEAMEKGVEIYPIQFFLKGGKIMYEEKEIRILTKQER from the coding sequence ATGAGAAAAGGAAAATTGATTTATGAAATTGGAATAGATAAAAGAGGAAAATTTTTAGAAAGACCTAATAGGTTTGTGGCAGATATTAAGTTAGAAGATAATACAGTGGTAACATGTCATGTACATGATTCAGGAAGAATAAGAGAACTCCTTTTTGAAGATAACAGTGTAGGAATAAAAAAAGCTAAGGAAGGAAGTATACGGAAGACTCAATGGGATGTAATATCAGCATTTTCAGATGATAAGGAAGATATTCTGATAAATTCATCTTACCATAGATATATATCAGAAAAATTTTTAAGAGATAAAAATTTATCACCTTTTGGAGATTATACTCATATAAAAGCTGAAGTAAAATATGGAGACAGCCGTATAGACTATCTTATTGAAAAAGATAATGAAAAAATATGGGTAGAAGTAAAGGGAGTTTCACTTTCATTAGATAAAAAAGCAATGTTTCCAGATGCTCCAAGTACAAGAGCTCAAAAACATTTAAGAGAATTAATAGAAATAAAAGAAAAAGGGGATAGAGCAGCTGTATTGCTTCTTATATTCAGAGAATCAAATACATTTAGACCTAAATGGGAGACTGATCCAAAATTTTCAGAATTATTTTATGAAGCAATGGAAAAAGGGGTAGAGATATATCCTATTCAATTTTTTTTGAAAGGTGGAAAAATAATGTATGAAGAGAAAGAAATTAGAATTCTTACTAAACAAGAAAGATAG